A part of Streptomyces sp. NBC_01497 genomic DNA contains:
- a CDS encoding LysR family transcriptional regulator, translating to MLSTHVPDLPDLQMLAAVAATGSLRLAAGELGVSQQALSQRVRALEGRVGFALLSRGPRGSHLTAAGRLVEQWATRVLDAAAELDAGITALRTDRASHLKVAASLTVAGHLLPRWLVALRDQQRLTGTSATNIELEATNSVAVAEAVEHGTADVGFVEGPRAPLGLRSRTVARDELLVVVDPGHPWARRTSPITASELAATPLVTREAGSGTREALAAALDAALPDSPQAEPALELTGTASVKSAIVAGAGPGALSSLAVADDLTLGRLHAVPVAGVNLVRDLRAVWAGGPQPPQGPVRDLIALASRTR from the coding sequence ATGCTCAGCACGCACGTCCCCGACCTCCCCGACCTCCAGATGCTGGCGGCCGTGGCCGCGACCGGCAGCCTGCGGCTCGCCGCGGGCGAACTCGGCGTCTCGCAGCAGGCACTCTCGCAGCGGGTACGGGCGCTGGAGGGACGGGTCGGCTTCGCCCTGCTGAGCCGGGGTCCGCGCGGTTCCCACCTCACGGCCGCAGGCCGGCTCGTGGAGCAGTGGGCGACGCGCGTACTCGACGCGGCGGCCGAACTCGACGCGGGGATCACCGCGTTGCGCACCGACCGCGCGAGCCACCTGAAGGTCGCGGCCTCCCTCACGGTCGCGGGCCACCTGCTGCCGCGCTGGCTGGTCGCGCTGCGGGACCAGCAGCGCCTGACGGGTACCTCCGCGACGAACATCGAACTGGAGGCCACCAACAGCGTCGCCGTCGCCGAAGCGGTGGAACACGGCACAGCCGATGTCGGCTTCGTCGAGGGCCCCCGCGCCCCCCTCGGGCTGCGCTCCCGCACGGTCGCGCGCGACGAACTGCTGGTCGTCGTCGATCCCGGGCACCCGTGGGCCCGCCGTACGTCCCCGATCACCGCGTCCGAACTCGCCGCGACGCCGCTCGTCACGCGCGAGGCCGGGTCGGGCACCCGCGAGGCGCTCGCGGCGGCGCTCGACGCGGCCCTCCCCGACAGTCCCCAGGCGGAGCCCGCGCTCGAACTGACCGGCACGGCGTCGGTGAAGTCGGCGATCGTCGCGGGCGCGGGGCCCGGCGCCCTGTCCTCGCTCGCCGTGGCGGACGACCTCACCCTCGGCCGGCTGCACGCCGTACCGGTCGCGGGGGTGAACCTGGTCCGCGACCTGCGGGCCGTCTGGGCGGGCGGCCCGCAGCCGCCCCAGGGCCCGGTCCGTGACCTGATCGCGCTGGCGTCGCGAACCCGGTAG
- a CDS encoding APC family permease — MVLRTTDEERGPNEGGAEEGAPPRRLRASALRPWNVLAIAISAISPTTSVFLVYGSGLGSAGTGVVWAFVIGAVIALAMSLCYAETGSVFPSAGGAYTIVRRALGPVSGGVAGVLFLLLALVSTASILVSSATYLSSLVPGGLPVGWVALGMMVLVTALSLGKIAPASWVAGAMLVLELAVVLVFTGFAFAHASGQNAPFTAPAVAVHDGSAGGVVTGVGAAGLLAAVVPALFAFNGYDWPLYFAEESRGPRRALPRAVVVAALVAVVVEVAAVIAATYAVHDLGTTAADASPLSLIAHQVMGPTGATILLSGVVIAMFDTGLAANLGYARVYYAAARDGMLPGPLSRFFGRVSAGSRVPVAAIAFLFVGNGLLCVFSSLNDLITFTGVVIVTVYLLVAVSALVCRVRDRSLPRAFRMPLWPLPPLLAIAGVVVALTQQHPRDLEIALSVALAALIAYTLCRRRLPGRLDELPHPEAPDASGAAPEVRA; from the coding sequence ATGGTGCTCAGGACGACGGACGAGGAGCGGGGCCCGAACGAGGGCGGCGCCGAAGAGGGAGCGCCACCACGGCGGTTGCGGGCCTCGGCACTGCGGCCATGGAACGTGCTCGCCATCGCCATCTCCGCCATCTCGCCCACCACCTCCGTCTTCCTCGTCTACGGCTCCGGCCTCGGCTCGGCGGGTACCGGCGTGGTGTGGGCGTTCGTCATCGGCGCCGTCATCGCCCTCGCGATGTCGCTGTGTTACGCGGAGACCGGCTCGGTGTTCCCGTCGGCCGGCGGCGCGTACACCATCGTGCGGCGGGCGCTGGGGCCTGTGTCCGGGGGCGTCGCCGGGGTGCTGTTCCTGCTTCTCGCACTGGTGTCGACGGCGTCGATCCTCGTGTCGTCGGCGACGTACCTCTCGTCGCTGGTGCCCGGCGGGCTGCCCGTCGGCTGGGTGGCGCTCGGCATGATGGTGCTGGTCACCGCCCTGTCACTGGGGAAGATCGCGCCGGCGAGCTGGGTCGCGGGCGCGATGCTCGTCCTGGAGCTGGCGGTGGTGCTGGTGTTCACCGGCTTCGCCTTCGCCCACGCGTCGGGACAGAACGCGCCGTTCACCGCGCCCGCCGTGGCCGTGCACGACGGGAGCGCCGGCGGGGTGGTGACCGGTGTCGGCGCGGCGGGCCTCCTGGCCGCCGTGGTCCCCGCCCTCTTCGCGTTCAACGGCTACGACTGGCCGCTCTACTTCGCCGAGGAGTCACGCGGTCCCCGGCGCGCGCTGCCCCGGGCCGTGGTCGTCGCGGCGCTGGTGGCCGTAGTGGTCGAGGTGGCGGCCGTGATCGCCGCCACGTACGCGGTGCACGACCTCGGCACCACCGCGGCGGACGCCTCACCCCTGTCCCTGATCGCCCATCAGGTGATGGGTCCGACCGGCGCCACGATCCTGCTGTCGGGCGTGGTGATCGCGATGTTCGACACCGGCCTCGCCGCCAACCTGGGCTATGCCCGCGTCTACTACGCGGCCGCCCGCGACGGCATGCTCCCCGGCCCCCTGAGCCGTTTCTTCGGCCGGGTGTCGGCCGGTTCGCGTGTCCCGGTGGCGGCCATCGCCTTCCTGTTCGTCGGCAACGGCCTGTTGTGCGTGTTCAGTTCGCTGAACGATCTGATCACCTTCACCGGCGTGGTGATCGTCACCGTCTACCTGCTGGTCGCGGTGTCCGCCCTGGTGTGCCGGGTGCGCGACCGGTCCCTGCCCCGTGCCTTCCGCATGCCGCTGTGGCCCCTGCCGCCGCTGCTCGCGATCGCGGGCGTCGTCGTGGCCCTCACCCAACAGCACCCGCGCGACCTGGAGATCGCCCTGAGCGTGGCGCTCGCCGCGCTCATCGCGTACACCCTGTGCCGGCGCCGCCTGCCGGGCCGGCTGGACGAACTGCCGCACCCGGAGGCCCCGGACGCCTCAGGCGCCGCGCCCGAGGTGCGCGCCTGA
- a CDS encoding WXG100 family type VII secretion target translates to MASSVDLCHRATRGAAMQSGRMRVTFTTLLDAQTELNAIATDLDRHLTALDGVVTSLAEKWRGETRGAFETTYADWTKQSAELHAALKALHAIVGTAHGNYTAAKQANHAMWNGR, encoded by the coding sequence GTGGCATCCTCGGTAGATCTGTGCCACCGCGCGACGAGGGGAGCCGCCATGCAGAGCGGCAGGATGCGCGTCACGTTCACCACCCTGCTGGACGCCCAGACCGAACTCAACGCGATCGCCACCGACCTCGACCGCCACCTCACGGCGCTCGACGGCGTGGTCACGTCGCTCGCGGAGAAATGGCGGGGCGAGACGCGGGGCGCCTTCGAGACGACGTACGCCGACTGGACCAAGCAGTCCGCCGAACTGCACGCGGCGCTCAAGGCGTTGCACGCCATCGTCGGCACGGCACACGGCAACTACACCGCCGCGAAGCAGGCCAACCACGCCATGTGGAACGGCCGGTGA
- a CDS encoding FAD-dependent oxidoreductase has protein sequence MAGSTRCVVVGGGPAGMVLGLLLARGGVDVTVLEKHADFLRDFRGDTVHPSTLTLLDELGLGGWFEALPHSRVDRVELPGTGGRTTTLADLSRLNIAHPYIAMAPQWDLLDLLAEAAAREPSFHLAMRHEVTGLLRERDRIAGVNYRTPDGAEGTLHADLVVAADGRRSATRRSAGLRPATFPVPFDAWWFRLPRPAHEDSVGLVPRMASRRFAVLIPRVGSYQIAYLTPKGEDLRELGIEAFRRDVARLCPSLGDRVDQLASMDDVSFLDVRMDRLHRWHTDGLLCVGDAAHAMSPVGGVGINLAVQDAVAAAALLASPLLRGRVTRAELATVRARRLAPVAAAQSVQRAMHRTLIGPVMAGRRSAPPAAVTGLLDRFPALTVASAHVLGVGLRPEHAPAFARRAPLPPRQARPARDRAAGPAQRQA, from the coding sequence ATGGCCGGCAGCACGCGATGCGTCGTCGTAGGGGGCGGCCCCGCCGGCATGGTGCTCGGCCTGCTGCTCGCGCGCGGCGGGGTCGACGTCACCGTCCTGGAGAAGCACGCGGACTTCCTGCGTGATTTCCGCGGCGACACGGTTCACCCGTCGACCCTCACGCTGCTGGACGAACTGGGCCTCGGGGGCTGGTTCGAGGCACTGCCCCACAGCAGGGTCGACCGCGTCGAGCTACCCGGAACAGGCGGCCGCACGACGACCCTTGCCGACCTGTCCCGCCTGAACATCGCCCACCCCTACATCGCCATGGCGCCGCAGTGGGATCTCCTCGACCTGCTCGCGGAGGCGGCCGCCCGCGAGCCGTCCTTCCACCTCGCGATGCGCCACGAGGTGACGGGCCTCCTGCGCGAGCGCGACCGGATCGCCGGAGTCAACTACCGGACGCCGGACGGTGCCGAGGGGACGCTGCACGCCGACCTCGTGGTCGCGGCGGACGGCCGCCGGTCGGCGACGAGGCGCTCGGCGGGACTGCGCCCGGCCACCTTCCCCGTCCCGTTCGACGCGTGGTGGTTCCGGCTGCCGCGTCCCGCCCACGAGGACAGCGTCGGCCTGGTGCCCCGGATGGCGTCCCGCCGCTTCGCGGTGCTCATCCCCCGCGTCGGCTCCTACCAGATCGCGTACCTCACACCCAAGGGCGAGGATCTGAGGGAGCTCGGCATCGAGGCGTTCCGGCGGGACGTCGCCCGCCTGTGTCCCTCGCTCGGCGACCGGGTCGACCAGCTCGCCTCGATGGACGACGTCTCGTTCCTGGACGTCCGGATGGACCGGCTGCACCGCTGGCACACCGACGGCCTGCTCTGCGTCGGCGACGCGGCGCACGCCATGTCACCGGTGGGCGGCGTCGGCATCAATCTCGCCGTGCAGGACGCCGTCGCCGCGGCGGCCCTGCTCGCTTCTCCGCTGCTGCGCGGCCGGGTGACGCGGGCGGAGCTGGCCACGGTGCGCGCGCGGCGGCTGGCGCCGGTCGCGGCGGCCCAGTCCGTACAACGCGCCATGCACCGAACGCTCATCGGCCCGGTGATGGCCGGCCGGCGAAGCGCCCCGCCCGCTGCCGTGACCGGCCTCCTGGACCGCTTCCCCGCGCTGACCGTCGCCTCTGCCCACGTGCTGGGGGTGGGGCTCAGGCCGGAACACGCACCCGCCTTCGCGCGCCGGGCGCCGCTCCCGCCCCGGCAGGCCCGTCCGGCGCGGGACCGGGCCGCGGGGCCCGCGCAGCGCCAGGCCTGA
- a CDS encoding OsmC family protein has translation MAELEIERTGSHEFTARNARGAVVTIGRVGGEGSFTPGELLQLAAAGCAAVTVEELVVRRSGEDARFLASVSNDRRPGSHEYDALHVGLDVDLSALDEAARERVAAAIRTAVERECTVSRTIEKGTPVTLDIVTDGGASAASGAAPAGAAATTD, from the coding sequence ATGGCTGAGCTGGAGATCGAGCGGACCGGATCGCACGAGTTCACCGCACGCAACGCGCGCGGCGCGGTGGTGACGATCGGACGGGTCGGCGGCGAGGGTTCGTTCACCCCGGGCGAGCTGCTGCAGCTCGCGGCGGCGGGCTGCGCGGCGGTGACGGTCGAGGAGCTGGTGGTACGCCGTTCCGGCGAGGACGCGCGCTTCCTGGCGAGCGTGAGCAACGACCGGCGTCCCGGCAGTCACGAGTACGACGCTCTGCACGTCGGGCTCGATGTGGACCTTTCGGCGCTCGACGAGGCCGCGCGCGAGCGGGTCGCGGCCGCGATCCGTACGGCGGTGGAGCGGGAGTGCACCGTGAGCCGCACGATCGAGAAGGGCACCCCTGTCACGCTCGACATCGTGACGGACGGCGGGGCGTCGGCGGCCTCGGGTGCGGCTCCGGCGGGCGCGGCCGCCACAACCGACTGA